One part of the Microbulbifer sp. THAF38 genome encodes these proteins:
- the hemH gene encoding ferrochelatase, whose protein sequence is MSTAIVLMNLGTPAQPTASAVRDFLRDFLSDPRVVEIPRPLWLTILNGLILPFRPKRIAPAYAEIWNCSADDAQVEGSPLLYYTRRQAELLEAHLTDKGWDVAVEFAMTYGEPRLDKVIEALRAKGFESFIVFPLYPQYSATTTAAIYDQVAQIFRKSRDIPDISLIRDYYHNPLYIKSLANSVREHWQKHGQAEKLMLSFHGIPKANVDKGDPYLRHCQETARLLAEELQISQDRWQVTFQSRFGKAEWLQPYTDKTLIEWGKNGIKSVDVICPAFSADCLETLEEISVENRANFIDAGGSEYHYIPALNLRADHIEALAAIVENKLPGPK, encoded by the coding sequence ATGTCCACAGCGATCGTTTTGATGAATTTGGGTACCCCTGCGCAACCCACTGCGTCTGCAGTAAGAGATTTCCTGAGGGATTTTCTTTCCGATCCCAGAGTGGTGGAAATACCCCGGCCGTTGTGGTTAACAATCTTAAATGGCCTGATATTACCTTTTCGCCCAAAGCGAATTGCACCGGCTTATGCAGAAATCTGGAATTGCAGTGCAGACGATGCGCAAGTTGAAGGTTCGCCACTTCTCTACTATACCCGCCGCCAAGCGGAGCTACTAGAAGCGCACTTGACGGATAAAGGGTGGGATGTTGCTGTGGAGTTTGCCATGACCTATGGCGAACCGAGACTCGATAAGGTTATTGAGGCGTTGCGAGCGAAAGGCTTTGAATCCTTTATTGTATTTCCCTTGTACCCACAGTATTCAGCTACGACCACCGCTGCAATTTATGACCAGGTGGCGCAAATTTTCCGTAAGAGTCGCGATATTCCGGATATTTCTCTGATTCGTGACTATTACCATAACCCTCTTTATATCAAATCACTCGCTAATTCTGTCCGCGAGCATTGGCAGAAACATGGTCAGGCTGAAAAATTAATGCTGTCTTTTCACGGTATCCCCAAAGCGAATGTCGATAAAGGGGACCCCTATTTGCGCCATTGCCAGGAGACTGCGCGACTTCTCGCGGAGGAATTACAAATTTCGCAGGATCGTTGGCAAGTTACTTTCCAGTCTCGATTTGGTAAGGCAGAGTGGTTGCAACCTTATACTGATAAAACATTGATTGAGTGGGGCAAAAACGGCATTAAGAGTGTCGATGTGATTTGCCCGGCGTTTTCAGCAGATTGCCTGGAGACATTGGAAGAAATTTCGGTAGAGAATCGCGCTAATTTTATCGATGCGGGCGGAAGTGAATATCATTATATTCCCGCGTTAAATTTGCGAGCGGATCATATCGAGGCACTCGCAGCGATTGTCGAAAATAAGTTGCCGGGGCCAAAATAA